The DNA sequence AAGGTGGAAGGTACGCATGGTAAGCTGCGTGCCCGGCTCACCGATCGACTGCGCGGCGATAACGCCGACAGCTTCACCGATGTTGACAGGCGTACCGCGTGCAAGGTCACGTCCGTAGCAGGTTCCGCAAATTCCGGTCTGGATTTCGCAGGTCAGCGGCGAACGAATGCGGATAGACTGGATGCCGACAGCTTCGATATCTACCACTTGCGCTTCATCAATCGTCGAGCCGGCCTTGACCATAAGCTCACCGGTCAGCGGATGATTGATGTCATCAAGCGTGGTGCGGCCAAGGATACGCTGACCGATCGAGGCAACAACCTGTCCGGCGTCGACGATTGCTGTCATCGTCAGGCCTTCGGTGGTGCCGCAATCGACGTGGGTAACGATGCAATCCTGTGCAACATCAACCAGACGACGTGTCAGGTAACCGGAGTTCGCGGTCTTCAGCGCGGTGTCGGCAAGGCCCTTACGTGCGCCGTGCGTCGAGTTGAAGTACTCGTTCACGGTCAGGCCTTCCTTAAAGTTCGAGATGATCGGCGTCTCGATGATTTCGCCCGACGGCTTGGCCATGAGGCCACGCATGCCGCCCAACTGACGCATCTGGCTCGGAGAACCACGCGCGCCGGAATGGCTCATCATGTAGATCGAGTTCATCTGCTTCTGCCGGCCATTCTCATGGAACTCGACAGACTTAATGCGCGCCATCATTTCGTCAGCCACCTTTTCGGTAGCCTTGCCCCAGGCGTCAACGACCTTGTTGTACTTTTCGCCCTGGGTGATGAGGCCTTCATTGTACTGCTGCTCGTATTCCTTGACCAAGGTGTCGGTGTCGCCGACGATTTTCGCCTTGGTTTCCGGAATGACCATGTCGTCCTTGCCGAACGAAATGCCGGCGCGGCAGGCATGACCGAAGCCGAGCTGCATGATGCGGTCACAGAAGATGACCGTGTCTTTCTGACCGCAGTGACGATAGACCGTGTCGATCATCTTGGAGATGTTCTTCTTGGTCATTTCCTGGTTGCAGGTCTCGAACGGCACATTGACGTTCTTGGGCAGAAGCTCGCTGATGATCATGCGACCTGGTGTGGTCTCATAAATCTTCGAAACCGGCTTGCCTTCGGCATCAATTGTCTTGAACCGGCCCCTGATCTTGGTGTGCAGGGTGACGATCTTGCTTTCGAGTGCGTGGTGCAGTTCGCCCATGTCGGAGAATGCCATGCCCTGGCCCGGCTCGTTTTCAGCGACAATCGAGAGATAGTACAGTCCCAGAACCATGTCCTGTGACGGCACGATGATCGGTGCGCCGTTGGCAGGGTGCAGGATGTTGTTGGTCGACATCATCAGCACGCGGGCTTCGAGCTGAGCTTCCAGGGACAACGGTACGTGGACCGCCATCTGGTCACCGTCGAAGTCGGCGTTAAAGGCCGTGCAGACGAGCGGATGCAGCTGGATAGCCTTGCCTTCAACCAGAATCGGTTCGAAGGCCTGGATGCCCAGACGGTGAAGCGTCGGCGCGCGGTTGAGCAGCACCGGATGCTCGCGGATGACCTCATCGAGGATATCCCAGACTTCCGGCTTTTCCTTCTCGACCAGCTTCTTGGCCTGCTTGACGGTGGACGAATAGCCCTTGGCGTCAAGACGGGCATAGATGAACGGCTTGAACAGTTCGAGCGCCATCTTCTTGGGCAGGCCGCACTGGTGCAGCTTGAGTTCCGGACCGGTCACGATGACCGAACGGCCGGAATAGTCGACGCGCTTGCCGAGCAGGTTCTGCCGGAAACGGCCCTGCTTGCCCTTGAGCATGTCGGACAGCGACTTCAGCGGACGCTTGTTGGCACCGGTGATGGTGCGGCCACGGCGGCCGTTGTCGAACAGAGCATCAACGGCTTCCTGCAGCATCCGCTTTTCGTTGCGGATGATGATGCCAGGTGCGCGCAGTTCGATCAGACGCTTGAGACGGTTGTTGCGGTTGATGACCCGGCGATAGAGATCGTTCAGATCGGACGTCGCGAAACGGCCGCCATCCAGCGGCACCAGCGGACGCAGGTCGGGCGGGATCACCGGAACGATCTTCATGATCATCCATTCCGGGCGGTTGCCGGAATCAATAAAGCTCTCAACGATTTTGAGGCGCTTCATCAGCTTCTTCGACTTGAGTTCCGAGGTCGTGGTGGCAAGCTCGGTGCGTAGTTCACCGGCAATGCGCTCAAGATCCATCGAAGCAAGCAGTTCGAAAATGGCTTCCGCGCCGATCATGGCGGTGAAGCTGTCTTCACCGAACTCGTCGACGGCGATCATGTAGTCTTCCTCAGAGAGAAGCGAGTTCTCCTTGAGCGACGTCAGGCCTGGCTCGGTGACGATGTAGTTCTCGAAATACAGGACGCGCTCGATATCCTTGAGCGTCATGTCGAGCAGCGTGCCGATGCGCGACGGCAGCGACTTCAGGAACCAGATGTGGGCAACGGGGGCAGCCAGCTCGATATGGCCCATGCGCTCACGGCGCACGCGCGACAGCGTGACTTCGACGCCACACTTTTCGCAGATGACGCCCTTGTACTTCATGCGCTTGTACTTGCCGCACAGGCATTCATAGTCCTTGATCGGACCAAAGATACGCGCGCAGAAAAGACCGTCGCGTTCAGGTTTGAACGTACGATAGTTGATCGTCTCCGGCTTTTTGATTTCGCCGAAGGACCAGGAAAGAATCTTTTCCGGGCTGGCGATCGAAATCCGGATGGAATCGAACGTCTGCGCCGGTACGGCGTTGTTGAAAAGATTCATGACCTCATGGTTCATGCTGTCTCCTTTTAGGGCTGTTCGCCCTTAGCTTGCGACGGCGCCGGCAGACACCCGGCAACAGGCCATCGCCTGAAATTCGTTTAGTCCGCGTCAAACGCGGGCGTAATCTCCCTCCCGCTGATCGCGGGAAGGAGTATGGCGCGAGGAACTCGTGTCCCTCGCGCCTTCCAGGCTTTATTCGGCCGCGTCGGGAAGTTCTTCCCGGTCCGCATTGTCCTCGACCTTGGCCGATTCCAGCTCGACATTCAGTCCAAGCGACCGCATTTCCTTGATGAGAACGTTGAAGCTCTCCGGAATGCCGGCTTCGAAGGTGTCGTCGCCGCGCACGATGGCCTCGTAGACCTTGGTCCGTCCGGCCACGTCGTCCGACTTCACCGTCAGCATTTCCTGCAGGGTGTAGGCGGCACCATAGGCTTCCAGAGCCCAGACCTCCATTTCCCCGAAACGCTGACCGCCGAACTGCGCCTTGCCGCCCAGCGGCTGCTGGGTCACGAGCGAGTAAGGTCCGATCGAACGAGCATGGATCTTGTCGTCGACCAAGTGGTTCAGTTTGAGCATATAGATGTAGCCCACTGTAACCGGACGGTCGAAGGTTTCACCGGTACGCCCGTCATAGACCGTCGACTGACCCGACACATCGAGACCTGCCTGAGCAAGCATGATGTTGATGTCGGCTTCAACCGCACCGTCAAACACCGGTGTGGCAATCGATACGCCGCGGCGGGTCTGCTCTGCCAACAGCACAATCGACGGATCGTCGTATTGCTGGATCGGCTCGCCCTTCGGACCTGTACCAATCACACTGTCGATGGTGTCACGCAGCGGCTGGATATCTCCACCTGCATTGTAAGCATCGAGCATGGCGCCGATCTTCTTGCCCATTCCTGCGC is a window from the Hoeflea sp. IMCC20628 genome containing:
- the rpoC gene encoding DNA-directed RNA polymerase subunit beta'; protein product: MNHEVMNLFNNAVPAQTFDSIRISIASPEKILSWSFGEIKKPETINYRTFKPERDGLFCARIFGPIKDYECLCGKYKRMKYKGVICEKCGVEVTLSRVRRERMGHIELAAPVAHIWFLKSLPSRIGTLLDMTLKDIERVLYFENYIVTEPGLTSLKENSLLSEEDYMIAVDEFGEDSFTAMIGAEAIFELLASMDLERIAGELRTELATTTSELKSKKLMKRLKIVESFIDSGNRPEWMIMKIVPVIPPDLRPLVPLDGGRFATSDLNDLYRRVINRNNRLKRLIELRAPGIIIRNEKRMLQEAVDALFDNGRRGRTITGANKRPLKSLSDMLKGKQGRFRQNLLGKRVDYSGRSVIVTGPELKLHQCGLPKKMALELFKPFIYARLDAKGYSSTVKQAKKLVEKEKPEVWDILDEVIREHPVLLNRAPTLHRLGIQAFEPILVEGKAIQLHPLVCTAFNADFDGDQMAVHVPLSLEAQLEARVLMMSTNNILHPANGAPIIVPSQDMVLGLYYLSIVAENEPGQGMAFSDMGELHHALESKIVTLHTKIRGRFKTIDAEGKPVSKIYETTPGRMIISELLPKNVNVPFETCNQEMTKKNISKMIDTVYRHCGQKDTVIFCDRIMQLGFGHACRAGISFGKDDMVIPETKAKIVGDTDTLVKEYEQQYNEGLITQGEKYNKVVDAWGKATEKVADEMMARIKSVEFHENGRQKQMNSIYMMSHSGARGSPSQMRQLGGMRGLMAKPSGEIIETPIISNFKEGLTVNEYFNSTHGARKGLADTALKTANSGYLTRRLVDVAQDCIVTHVDCGTTEGLTMTAIVDAGQVVASIGQRILGRTTLDDINHPLTGELMVKAGSTIDEAQVVDIEAVGIQSIRIRSPLTCEIQTGICGTCYGRDLARGTPVNIGEAVGVIAAQSIGEPGTQLTMRTFHLGGAATVVDQSFLEASYEGTVRIKNRNMLRNSDGNLIAMGRSMAVQILDEGGTERSSQRVAYGSRIYVDDGDAVKRGQRLAEWDPYTRPMLTEVEGTVEFEDVVDGISVLEATDEATGITKRQVIDWRSTPRGIDLKPSVVIKGKDGEVAKLARGGEARFQLSVDAILSVEPGAKVSQGDVLARVPLESAKTKDITGGLPRVAELFEARRPKDHAIIAEVDGTIRFGRDYKNKRRILIEPAEDGMEPVEYLIPKGKPFHLQDGDYIEKGDYILDGNPAPHDILAIKGVEALASYLVNEIQEVYRLQGVLINDKHIEVIVRQMLQKVEVTDAGDSVYIVGDNVDQIELDNANDRLVEDGKKPAYGVPVLLGITKASLQTPSFISAASFQETTKVLTEAAVAGKVDTLQGLKENVIVGRLVPAGTGGTMTLIRRIATARDDLILDERRKTSGAESAAPMLTKMTSEEEPTPAE